In one Corynebacterium bovis DSM 20582 = CIP 54.80 genomic region, the following are encoded:
- the secE gene encoding preprotein translocase subunit SecE produces the protein MSDENTTAGTTPANGADGAGKDALRPSGKRQVTGRATTARATPRETRTRDTGGDTAGRGPVGFVRGVGSELSKVIWPTGREMVTYTLVVLVFLIVITAICAGVDFGTGKGVEFMFGV, from the coding sequence GTGAGCGACGAGAACACCACGGCCGGGACCACCCCCGCCAACGGTGCCGACGGCGCCGGGAAGGACGCGCTCCGGCCGTCCGGTAAGAGGCAGGTCACGGGCCGTGCCACGACGGCGCGTGCCACGCCGCGTGAGACCCGCACCCGGGACACGGGCGGGGACACCGCCGGGCGCGGCCCGGTCGGGTTCGTCCGCGGGGTCGGCTCCGAGCTCTCCAAGGTCATCTGGCCGACCGGCCGGGAGATGGTGACCTACACTCTCGTCGTCCTCGTCTTCCTCATCGTCATCACCGCGATCTGCGCGGGTGTCGACTTCGGGACGGGCAAGGGCGTGGAGTTCATGTTCGGCGTCTGA
- the nusG gene encoding transcription termination/antitermination protein NusG, with protein sequence MTDDKKTASDLAAAAQEDVQQAVNDLHGRTTFDDGSGAAGAVDTPAETPVNEDIFDGDSPATGDGSAPTDAGTGAATGTPEDGAAATGGDDTAASLEDAAMEAYRTRLREFMRALKKLPGDWYIIQCYSGYENKVKTNLEMRAQTLGVDEQIHEVVVPIEEVTELKDGKRKQVKRKLLPGYVLVRIELDDASWSVIRDTPGVTSFVGNEGKPTPVRIREVAKFLLPPESAKPSDDVDANDSVSGVDVSATGVATPPKPASETVEVDYEVGESVTVLSGPFASVSATISEIDAQNSKLKALVSIFGRETPVELDFDQVEKLN encoded by the coding sequence ATGACTGACGACAAGAAGACCGCGTCCGACCTCGCCGCCGCCGCGCAGGAGGACGTCCAGCAGGCCGTGAACGACCTGCACGGCCGAACGACCTTCGACGACGGCTCCGGCGCGGCGGGCGCCGTCGACACCCCGGCGGAGACCCCGGTGAACGAGGACATCTTCGACGGCGACAGCCCCGCGACCGGGGACGGCTCCGCGCCGACGGACGCGGGCACCGGCGCCGCGACCGGCACCCCGGAGGACGGGGCCGCCGCGACCGGCGGGGACGACACCGCCGCCTCCCTCGAGGACGCCGCGATGGAGGCCTACCGCACGCGCCTGCGCGAGTTCATGCGCGCCCTCAAGAAGCTGCCGGGCGACTGGTACATCATCCAGTGCTACTCGGGCTACGAGAACAAGGTGAAGACCAACCTCGAGATGCGCGCCCAGACCCTCGGTGTCGACGAGCAGATCCACGAGGTCGTCGTCCCCATCGAGGAGGTCACCGAGCTCAAGGACGGCAAGCGCAAGCAGGTCAAGCGGAAGCTCCTGCCCGGCTACGTGCTCGTCCGGATCGAGCTCGACGACGCCTCGTGGTCGGTCATCCGTGACACCCCGGGCGTCACGTCCTTCGTCGGCAACGAGGGCAAGCCCACCCCGGTGCGGATCCGCGAGGTCGCGAAGTTCCTCCTCCCGCCGGAGTCGGCGAAGCCCTCCGACGACGTCGACGCGAACGACTCCGTCTCCGGCGTGGACGTCAGCGCCACCGGTGTCGCCACCCCGCCGAAGCCCGCGAGCGAGACCGTCGAGGTCGACTACGAGGTCGGCGAGTCCGTCACCGTGCTCTCCGGGCCGTTCGCCTCGGTCTCCGCGACGATCTCGGAGATCGACGCGCAGAACAGCAAGCTCAAGGCCCTCGTCTCCATCTTCGGCCGGGAAACCCCCGTCGAGCTGGATTTTGATCAGGTCGAGAAGCTGAACTAG
- the rplK gene encoding 50S ribosomal protein L11 translates to MAKKKVSGLIKLQIEAGAANPAPPVGPALGAHGVNIMEFCKAYNAATESQRGSVVPVEITVYDDRSFDFKLKTPPAAKLLLKAAGIQKGSGVPHTDKVGKVTWDQCKEIAQTKLEDLNARDLEAGGWIIAGTARSMGIEVVDLPSR, encoded by the coding sequence ATGGCGAAGAAGAAGGTCAGCGGACTGATCAAGCTCCAGATCGAGGCGGGCGCGGCCAACCCGGCCCCGCCGGTCGGCCCGGCGCTCGGTGCGCACGGCGTCAACATCATGGAGTTCTGCAAGGCGTACAACGCGGCGACGGAGTCGCAGCGCGGCAGCGTCGTCCCGGTGGAGATCACGGTCTACGACGACCGCTCCTTCGACTTCAAGCTGAAGACGCCGCCGGCCGCGAAGCTGCTGCTCAAGGCCGCCGGGATCCAGAAGGGCTCCGGCGTCCCGCACACCGACAAGGTCGGCAAGGTCACCTGGGACCAGTGCAAGGAGATCGCCCAGACCAAGCTGGAGGACCTCAACGCCCGCGACCTCGAGGCCGGTGGCTGGATCATCGCCGGCACCGCCCGCTCCATGGGCATCGAGGTCGTCGACCTCCCGTCCCGCTGA
- the rplA gene encoding 50S ribosomal protein L1, with protein MSKNSKAYKAAAEKIDANRLYSPLEAAKLVKETSSKNYDATVDVAIRLGVDPRKADQLVRGTVSLPNGTGKTVRVVVFAEGPNATAAEEAGADVVGTTELIERIQGGWTDFDAAIATPDQMAKVGRVARVLGPRGLMPNPKTGTVTTDVAKAVSEIKGGKITFRVDKASNLHALIGKASFTEQQLAENYGALVDELLRVKPSASKGRYLKKITMASTTGPGVPVDPAVVKNYAGGEE; from the coding sequence ATGAGCAAGAACTCGAAGGCCTACAAGGCCGCCGCCGAGAAGATCGACGCGAACCGGCTGTACTCCCCGCTCGAGGCGGCGAAGCTGGTCAAGGAGACCTCCTCGAAGAACTACGACGCGACCGTCGACGTCGCCATCCGCCTGGGCGTCGACCCGCGGAAGGCCGACCAGCTCGTCCGCGGCACCGTCTCGCTGCCGAACGGCACCGGTAAGACCGTCCGCGTCGTCGTCTTCGCCGAGGGCCCGAACGCCACCGCCGCCGAGGAGGCCGGGGCCGACGTCGTCGGCACGACCGAGCTCATCGAGCGCATCCAGGGCGGCTGGACCGACTTCGACGCCGCGATCGCGACGCCGGACCAGATGGCGAAGGTCGGCCGCGTCGCCCGCGTCCTCGGCCCGCGTGGCCTCATGCCGAACCCGAAGACGGGCACGGTGACCACCGACGTCGCCAAGGCCGTCTCCGAGATCAAGGGCGGCAAGATCACGTTCCGCGTCGACAAGGCGTCGAACCTCCACGCCCTCATCGGCAAGGCCTCCTTCACCGAGCAGCAGCTCGCCGAGAACTACGGCGCGCTCGTCGACGAGCTTCTCCGCGTGAAGCCGTCCGCGTCGAAGGGCCGCTACCTGAAGAAGATCACGATGGCCTCCACGACCGGCCCGGGCGTCCCCGTCGACCCCGCCGTCGTGAAGAACTACGCCGGCGGCGAGGAGTAG
- a CDS encoding esterase/lipase family protein: MSSPDDRHPTRDTTVSTGHHENVRASRGFLTAFVRSFIHPTWMPSGVNDFDTPLEPGQVPVVLVHGTWLNAYNTWSMIAPTLAAAGYRVFALNYGRNTACALGRRRAVYGAKGLLDSQREVAAFVDEVIERTGARQVDLVGHSQGVTQSRLYLTDSGGADPEDPSRNRVRRLIGIGGSNHGTTMSGLTTLCERLNRLGLPMWRIIRTLVGQAAEDQVVGSPAMRHVNRMGDTVPGVTYTMLCSRFDQIVTPWRTQYLEEGPGATVHNVLIQQGAVRDFSDHLAVLYSPRIVDFIEEALSDDAESYRTEHPYVSRTVIPFLGAVPEPPRSLPRRPGRRPGGRRGQGR; this comes from the coding sequence ATGTCCTCACCTGACGATCGCCACCCCACACGCGACACCACGGTGTCCACCGGACACCACGAGAACGTCCGGGCGTCCCGCGGGTTCCTCACCGCCTTCGTGCGGTCGTTCATCCACCCCACGTGGATGCCCTCCGGCGTCAACGACTTCGACACCCCGCTGGAGCCCGGACAGGTCCCCGTCGTCCTCGTCCACGGCACGTGGCTCAACGCGTACAACACGTGGTCGATGATCGCACCGACCCTCGCCGCGGCGGGCTACCGCGTCTTCGCCCTGAACTACGGCCGGAACACCGCGTGCGCCCTCGGCCGGCGCCGCGCGGTCTACGGGGCGAAGGGGCTGCTCGACTCCCAGCGGGAGGTCGCGGCGTTCGTCGACGAGGTCATCGAGCGCACGGGCGCCCGCCAGGTCGACCTCGTCGGGCACTCCCAGGGGGTGACGCAGTCGCGCCTGTACCTCACGGACTCGGGCGGGGCGGACCCGGAGGACCCGTCGCGGAACCGGGTGCGCCGCCTCATCGGCATCGGGGGCAGCAACCACGGCACGACGATGTCGGGGTTGACGACGCTGTGCGAGCGCCTCAACCGCCTCGGCCTGCCGATGTGGCGGATCATCCGCACGCTCGTCGGGCAGGCCGCGGAGGACCAGGTCGTCGGCTCCCCGGCGATGCGGCACGTCAACCGCATGGGCGACACGGTCCCGGGGGTGACGTACACGATGCTGTGCTCCCGTTTCGACCAGATCGTCACCCCGTGGCGCACGCAGTACCTGGAGGAGGGCCCGGGGGCGACGGTCCACAACGTGCTCATCCAGCAGGGCGCCGTGCGGGACTTCAGTGACCACCTGGCCGTCCTCTACTCCCCGCGCATCGTCGACTTCATCGAGGAGGCGCTCAGCGACGACGCCGAGTCCTACCGCACCGAGCACCCGTACGTCAGCCGGACGGTCATCCCGTTCCTCGGGGCGGTCCCGGAGCCGCCGCGGTCCCTCCCCCGTCGCCCGGGGCGGCGTCCCGGGGGTCGACGCGGGCAGGGCCGCTGA
- the rplJ gene encoding 50S ribosomal protein L10 yields MANAKNTAAVAELKARFENSDATVLTEYRGLTVAETTELRTKLGSDVTYSVAKNTMIKLAAQEAGIELDESLLVGPTAIAFINGEAVDTAKALKDFSKDHKLLVIKGGYMDGASLTADQVDAIADLDNRETTLAKLAGAMKGSLAKAAGLFNAPASQVARLAVALEEKKN; encoded by the coding sequence ATGGCTAACGCGAAGAACACCGCCGCTGTGGCGGAGCTGAAGGCGCGGTTCGAGAACTCGGACGCGACCGTGCTGACCGAGTACCGCGGTCTCACCGTCGCCGAGACGACCGAGCTGCGCACGAAGCTCGGTTCGGACGTGACCTACTCCGTCGCCAAGAACACCATGATCAAGCTGGCCGCCCAGGAGGCCGGTATTGAGCTTGACGAGTCCCTGCTGGTTGGTCCGACCGCCATCGCGTTCATCAACGGCGAAGCCGTGGACACCGCGAAGGCGCTGAAGGACTTCAGCAAGGACCACAAGCTGCTCGTGATCAAGGGTGGCTACATGGACGGTGCCTCGCTGACCGCCGATCAGGTCGACGCCATCGCCGACCTCGACAACCGCGAGACCACCCTGGCCAAGCTGGCCGGGGCCATGAAGGGTTCCTTGGCGAAGGCCGCCGGACTGTTCAACGCTCCCGCTTCCCAGGTCGCCCGCCTTGCGGTCGCCCTGGAGGAGAAGAAGAACTAG
- the rplL gene encoding 50S ribosomal protein L7/L12, whose amino-acid sequence MAKYSNDELIEAFKEMTLIELSEFVKLFEDTFDVTAAAPVAAAAAPAAGGAAAAEEEKDEFDVVLEDAGAKKIGVIKVVREIVSGLGLKEAKELVEGAPKAILEGANKDDAEAAKTKLEEAGAKVSLK is encoded by the coding sequence ATGGCTAAGTACTCCAACGACGAGCTCATCGAAGCTTTCAAGGAAATGACCCTCATCGAGCTCTCCGAGTTCGTCAAGCTCTTCGAGGACACCTTCGACGTCACGGCCGCCGCCCCGGTCGCCGCTGCCGCCGCCCCGGCCGCCGGTGGCGCTGCCGCCGCCGAGGAGGAGAAGGACGAGTTCGACGTCGTCCTCGAGGATGCCGGCGCCAAGAAGATCGGCGTGATCAAGGTTGTCCGCGAGATCGTCTCCGGCCTGGGCCTCAAGGAGGCCAAGGAGCTCGTCGAGGGTGCCCCGAAGGCCATCCTCGAGGGCGCCAACAAGGACGACGCCGAGGCCGCCAAGACCAAGCTCGAGGAGGCCGGCGCCAAGGTCTCCCTCAAGTAA
- the rpoB gene encoding DNA-directed RNA polymerase subunit beta gives MAVSRQTSSTAGIPGASHRYSFAKINAPIEVPGLLDLQRESFAWLVGTPEWRARRQAEVGDGVRVTSGLEDILEELSPIEDYSENMSLTFSEPRFDEVKNTIDECKDKDINYSAPLYVTAEFTNSMSGEIKSQTVFIGDFPMMTDKGTFIINGTERVVVSQLVRSPGVYFDESIDSSTERPLHSVKVIPSRGAWLEFDVDKRDTVGVRIDRKRRQPVTVLLKALGLTTQEITERFGFSEIMMSTLEKDGVANTDEALLEIYRKQRPGESPTRDSAQALLENSLFRPKRYDLAKVGRYKVNRKLGLGGDTEGTMTLTEEDILTTIEYLVRLHAGEKTMTSPEGVEIAIGVDDIDHFGNRRLRTVGELIQNQVRVGLSRMERVVRERMTTQDAESITPTSLINVRPVSAAIREFFGTSQLSQFMDQNNSLSGLTHKRRLSALGPGGLSRERAGLEVRDVHPSHYGRMCPIETPEGPNIGLIGSLSSYARVNPFGFIETPYRRVENGQITDVVDYLTADEEDRHVVAQANTPFDEDKRFTEDRIEVRLKGGDVEVVPVDQVDYMDVSPRQMVSVATAMIPFLEHDDANRALMGANMQRQAVPLLRSEAPFVGTGMELRAAYDAGDVIITPKAGVVEFVSADYITVMDDDGVRDTYMLRKFERTNQGTCYNQKPLVDEGDRVEAGQAIADGPGTDNGEMALGKNLLVAFMPWEGHNYEDAIILNQRMVEEDVLTSIHIEEHEIDARDTKLGPEEITRDIPNVGEDVLADLDDRGIVRIGADVRDGDILVGKVTPKGETELTPEERLLRAIFGEKAREVRDTSMKVPHGESGKVIGVRVFSREYDDDLAPGVNEMVRVYVAQKRKIQDGDKLAGRHGNKGVVGRILPAEDMPFLPDGTPVDIILNTHGVPRRMNIGQVLEIHLGWLAKAGWSVDTNSDDPKIKAMLEQLPEELYDVPADSLTATPVFDGASNEELSGLLRSSRPNRDGIRLVDDYGKAELIDGRSGEPFPYPVSVGYMYMLKLHHLVDEKIHARSTGPYSMITQQPLGGKAQFGGQRFGEMEVWAMQAYGAAYTLQELLTIKSDDVVGRVKVYEAIVKGENIPDPGIPESFKVLLKELQSLCLNVEVLAADGTPMELSSTDDELDHANAALGINLSRDERPDADSDVG, from the coding sequence TTGGCAGTCTCCCGCCAGACCAGTTCAACGGCCGGAATTCCCGGAGCTTCGCACCGCTACTCCTTCGCGAAGATCAACGCCCCCATCGAGGTTCCCGGTCTCCTGGACCTGCAGCGCGAGTCGTTCGCGTGGCTCGTCGGGACCCCGGAGTGGCGCGCCCGCCGCCAGGCGGAGGTGGGCGACGGCGTCCGCGTGACCAGCGGACTGGAGGACATCCTCGAGGAACTGTCCCCCATCGAGGATTACTCGGAGAACATGTCGCTCACCTTCTCCGAGCCGCGCTTCGACGAGGTGAAGAACACCATCGACGAGTGCAAGGACAAGGACATCAACTACTCCGCGCCGCTCTACGTCACCGCGGAGTTCACCAACAGCATGTCCGGCGAGATCAAGAGCCAGACCGTCTTCATCGGCGACTTCCCGATGATGACGGACAAGGGCACGTTCATCATCAACGGCACCGAGCGTGTCGTCGTGTCGCAGCTCGTCCGGTCCCCGGGCGTGTACTTCGACGAGTCCATCGACAGCTCCACGGAGCGTCCGCTGCACTCCGTCAAGGTCATCCCGTCCCGTGGTGCATGGCTGGAGTTCGACGTCGACAAGCGCGACACCGTCGGTGTCCGCATCGACCGCAAGCGTCGTCAGCCGGTGACGGTCCTGCTCAAGGCCCTCGGTCTGACGACCCAGGAGATCACCGAGCGCTTCGGGTTCTCCGAGATCATGATGTCCACCCTCGAGAAGGACGGCGTCGCGAACACCGACGAGGCCCTCCTCGAGATCTACCGCAAGCAGCGCCCGGGTGAGTCGCCGACGCGCGACTCCGCGCAGGCGCTCCTCGAGAACAGCTTGTTCCGGCCGAAGCGCTACGACCTCGCGAAGGTCGGCCGCTACAAGGTCAACCGGAAGCTCGGCCTCGGCGGGGACACCGAGGGCACGATGACCCTCACCGAGGAGGACATCCTCACGACGATCGAGTACCTCGTGCGCCTCCACGCCGGGGAGAAGACCATGACCTCCCCGGAGGGCGTGGAGATCGCCATCGGTGTCGACGACATCGACCACTTCGGCAACCGTCGCCTCCGCACGGTCGGCGAGCTCATCCAGAACCAGGTCCGCGTGGGCCTGTCCCGCATGGAGCGCGTCGTCCGCGAGCGGATGACGACGCAGGACGCCGAGTCGATCACGCCGACGTCGCTCATCAACGTCCGCCCGGTCTCGGCCGCGATCCGCGAGTTCTTCGGCACGTCCCAGCTCTCGCAGTTCATGGACCAGAACAACTCCCTGTCCGGCCTCACGCACAAGCGTCGCCTCTCGGCCCTCGGCCCGGGCGGCCTGTCCCGTGAGCGCGCCGGCCTCGAGGTCCGTGACGTGCACCCGTCGCACTACGGCCGCATGTGCCCGATCGAGACGCCTGAGGGCCCGAACATCGGCCTCATCGGCTCGCTGTCCTCCTACGCGCGGGTCAACCCCTTCGGCTTCATCGAGACGCCGTACCGCCGCGTCGAGAACGGGCAGATCACCGACGTCGTCGACTACCTCACGGCGGACGAGGAGGACCGGCACGTCGTCGCCCAGGCGAACACGCCCTTCGACGAGGACAAGCGGTTCACCGAGGACCGCATCGAGGTGCGCCTGAAGGGCGGCGACGTGGAGGTCGTGCCCGTCGATCAGGTGGACTACATGGACGTCTCCCCGCGGCAGATGGTCTCCGTGGCGACGGCGATGATCCCGTTCCTCGAGCACGACGACGCCAACCGTGCCCTCATGGGCGCGAACATGCAGCGTCAGGCCGTCCCGCTGCTCCGCTCCGAGGCCCCGTTCGTGGGCACCGGCATGGAGCTGCGCGCCGCCTACGACGCCGGCGACGTCATCATCACCCCGAAGGCCGGTGTCGTCGAGTTCGTCTCGGCCGACTACATCACGGTCATGGACGACGACGGCGTGCGGGACACCTACATGCTCCGCAAGTTCGAGCGCACCAACCAGGGCACCTGCTACAACCAGAAGCCCCTCGTCGACGAGGGTGACCGCGTCGAGGCCGGCCAGGCCATCGCCGACGGCCCCGGCACCGACAACGGTGAGATGGCGCTGGGCAAGAACCTGCTCGTCGCCTTCATGCCGTGGGAGGGCCACAACTACGAGGACGCGATCATCCTCAACCAGCGCATGGTGGAGGAGGACGTGCTCACCTCGATCCACATCGAGGAGCACGAGATCGACGCCCGCGACACGAAGCTCGGCCCGGAGGAGATCACCCGGGACATCCCGAACGTCGGCGAGGACGTCCTCGCGGACCTCGACGACCGCGGCATCGTGCGCATCGGCGCCGACGTCCGCGACGGCGACATCCTCGTCGGCAAGGTCACGCCGAAGGGCGAGACCGAGCTGACCCCGGAGGAGCGCCTGCTCCGTGCGATCTTCGGCGAGAAGGCCCGTGAGGTCCGCGACACGTCGATGAAGGTCCCGCACGGCGAGTCCGGCAAGGTCATCGGTGTCCGGGTGTTCTCGAGGGAGTACGACGACGACCTCGCCCCCGGTGTCAACGAGATGGTCCGGGTGTACGTCGCCCAGAAGCGCAAGATCCAGGACGGTGACAAGCTCGCGGGCCGCCACGGCAACAAGGGTGTCGTCGGCCGCATCCTCCCCGCGGAGGACATGCCGTTCCTCCCGGACGGCACCCCGGTCGACATCATTCTCAACACCCACGGTGTGCCGCGTCGTATGAACATCGGCCAGGTGCTGGAGATCCACCTCGGCTGGCTGGCGAAGGCCGGCTGGTCCGTAGACACGAACTCCGACGACCCGAAGATCAAGGCCATGCTCGAGCAGCTCCCCGAGGAGCTGTACGACGTGCCGGCCGACTCGCTCACCGCGACGCCGGTGTTCGACGGCGCCTCGAACGAGGAGCTGTCCGGCCTGCTCCGGTCCTCCCGCCCGAACCGCGACGGCATCCGCCTCGTCGACGACTACGGCAAGGCCGAGCTCATCGACGGCCGGTCCGGCGAGCCCTTCCCGTACCCGGTGTCCGTGGGCTACATGTACATGCTCAAGCTGCACCACCTCGTGGACGAGAAGATCCACGCGCGGTCCACGGGCCCGTACTCCATGATCACCCAGCAGCCGCTCGGTGGTAAGGCCCAGTTCGGTGGACAGCGTTTCGGCGAGATGGAGGTGTGGGCCATGCAGGCGTACGGCGCGGCCTACACCCTCCAGGAACTCCTCACGATCAAGTCCGACGACGTCGTCGGCCGTGTGAAGGTGTACGAGGCCATCGTCAAGGGCGAGAACATCCCGGACCCGGGCATCCCCGAGTCCTTCAAGGTCCTCCTCAAGGAGCTCCAGTCGCTGTGCCTCAACGTCGAGGTGCTCGCGGCGGACGGTACGCCGATGGAGCTCAGCTCCACCGACGACGAGCTCGACCACGCCAACGCCGCCCTCGGCATCAACCTCTCCCGTGACGAGCGGCCCGACGCCGACAGTGACGTCGGGTAG